The genomic region aGTTTGTGACtgttgaacattttctcccactctgtctttaagaaataatcctctgttcttaatagacagcatcacgagtcacaaaccctttgttctcgtgatcatgttggaagagagagcacatgttaACTAtcaaaacaagctacaatttaggtaccatgcctaaccatatctcatatgaaaagtagatgattgctttaatcatgttttattttagtggaaaatttaaatgctaaacaattttataacagaaactaccttcAACTgtaatgtaaagattcaatcatatcgtaatgaaagtgaacttgcgaTATGATATCAAactctttttggtgcagataaaagtcttcactttattgttccctatatAAACaaagttgtagatacctcatttctccacctcccgccaaacacccagtgatgattgggccgcatgtttggtacacggaacgatttatgacatttcgtaagtttatcgtcaagtgatagctcaaatacttgtgcctaccccttggtcgtcatctacgcgccattacggttgttttgacagtaattagagttcatttggagtccgagtcaaaaaccgtcttaatttcctaaaaaccgtcaaatcccgagtcaaagagcaatgtgcttgtctacctaaggttaggacgTCATAAATGTTatgggtatatctcattttgagtcccatatcacttctttgggctaaacttaaagtttacattacaaaatgtgcatttcatttagctaaaataacaacccgacatttaggcccgttttacaaggtgataacgacttttttgggtcaggcctatttcctcttagagggcactttcttcgtacattcgagtcgaggatcactaaacgttaacatagttaatctcgtttcgtcaaacatgtaagtctgagggtgtaaatcccatattttattattgtactttattttttgtaatcattattgtaaggtttacgtcgaaaatatgtttaaaaccgatttataaaaccttgtttcaaacccttttttatggattaacaggagacaaacgtcgagaaaggacgcagcaactgctgcgcctcttcctgaggctgtcgcagttcctgcttcctttctaattccttcgtcttttgttcctctgtttgttttgtttcatcttttattgttcatattcattaacacgataattctagcataataatttgacatgtaattcgttattaattaattcatcttttaaatcccgacttaaatcccttataattcttATTTACCggttttcgtcattgaaatcaattcggggttttagaggttcgattcatcaatattgagtctctggaattcatcattgatatatttgcatctgtttattatcattgccatcattagttcgtcattaataacctaattaatctaactagttCGTGTATTTGTAATTAATCCCGTAATTAACCTTTTTATTGATATGTTCTAATTAGTtccatccatgttttactgtttttatgacccaatcacatttaaataatatgttaaatcacttccatccgagtcaaatatcaataatcaagcattaaatttaccCACGAACATAAACATtgtgcagttccggcttcacagccagaactcaactcaGGAATAGACGCAACGACTGCTGTGcttcttccaaaggacgcagctctgctgcgcctgttccgggttgaattctgtctctgatctcccgtttctgccttgacctagcttttaattacgtattaattaactattattcgtattatcactaataatctgttcgttaatttgttttccttttcttttctcaaaccatccgttttaaatgtattttcgacgtaaataaattaatcaattgtaattattgtaattttaattattgcatttatttatttatcgtattgtaTCATTATTTacttgctctcacatgtaattaattctaaatcaTGTTTCGACCTAATgagtgctaaattaattgttaaccgacttagttaattctcacatgttaggattaatctaatggatgttgcattgcatgcatataatcgacaaaatatcgagtatgaataacttccctaatcattagtagaggccgctatcgaggcgggcgggattaggtgttcgatcaaaagtacttcctaatacgtaccctcaccccttacttctgatctctgtgaacatccgtgttcattggcatccacgagagtcattctagacatagaatgctaagggtaatgagttcttggtgttcatgtcactactttgtgtcttgacatggcatgaggtattcgaacggtttccaattttccacaataaattggtggcgactccacaaatgcaaagcttgctcgctttccaCCCAAGCGACCCCCGTgagcccgcgtccacagtttggcgactccgttggggataatacacttacgtgtagccaagggtgaaacttgaacaaggttagggaatattttgtacaagacagttgtcggttttcctaactcggtcttcctagatcgtttattcggccttgcTAGGCCCAACCCagcccattcgaccaatcgtcccgtctagacggtccaaattcttatctaggcgtaaggatggatagcgattgatgtcaaccataccatggtacttactgttgtttgtatcaagggctttccctactcgaggaaatggactaggaatcggccttactcctgtttggtacgaaccTTTCCACAAACCTcgagtttgattgttcggtatggcaacccaccctttaaaccaaaatccttttaaatgcactcagcatccggttataatgcctgtataaatgtttgtgttaTATGTGATCGCCACTttctaaacaaaatcatgacgaattttgtaaaaacaAAACCTCTCTtaaaaaatgtaaaattttcgaaaaaagccgatattagcgcaaaacaagtcaaaactctgtccaaatatcgagtcaaacttcgggcctaatacccatttcaaaacctgtgtaaaaaaaacgaaaaaaaaaaggtaaaaaaaaaacgaaaataaagtccaaaaaaagaaaggaaaaaaccaaaatatttttcaaaccatgtaaatgtgaatatgtaaattcaattgggctaagttagagtcaaaattcaaaccggcTATGTCCTAGTCTGAATTCTGTCGAGTCATcgacccgtcttcctttacatttcgggtcttttcaaattcaagtcaagtcctaaggcgtcacgccgtcattttggacccctactccaattcagttaggatctaaacatttccacacctcgactcacacactcgaggctaacacatcgagtcattccaaaatcTGTCTCCTGAATTCTCCTAATGACGCGTTCGGGACACACATGTCCGAACCTCGAGtaaagtctgtcttaaacacacgtcttagaatcaacacgtgtcatcaatcccgtcaataaggtcaatcatataaggATCACTTCgtcaaagttaacactcgagtctaaaattaaagtcaagcactgtgaattcaaacacgagaagtcgctcacgacgtttcacaaattcacgagtcaagtctagatttgtcatcttgtcctttcctttgtttgttgccttagtatgcgtgatcccatgtcaaatcgagttgtaatgcgcggcATTTCTGTCGAGTAGAAATCCAGCGAGTTCCgtcaatcagcaaggtcacgaagcagttcaagccacaatcaccgtgtctcttcAAGACATTTacgccatggtcctacgagttcaagctacagtggaaaacttgagcattcgcgtcctcacccttgaaaatgggatggtggaaaataacacgccacctagagaaacctctagtctaggtcgtccaaagcttatctcttgcaataaccatcgtcctagaaagccaaaaacaactgaaaggaaacctgggaggcatcaaagggtgctcaccgatttaggcatgtcttataccgatgctttgaagagactctatgcccaaggcaagctacatccaatagggccaactccagatccacctttagagaaacaggtaaacctctggaagggcaacaaatactgcttatatcaccaaggtagaggtcatgatattgaagagcgctttctaagccaccttctgtcgggcAATCctagaaaatcgaccctcttgggtctaatatcattaaacatgaccatgtgtagatacccagtatctgctgagactccaacaaacacccgatgattatcggactacaacatgctttggaatcgcggggtttgatcgacagtttgtgtacaactttacgtcggaaaacttaaaacgatttcgaaaataaaacatttcaaaattatcTTATGCAGGTAGGATAACCCTTATCAATGTTGTGCTTAATACTCTATATTCTTACTGGGCAGGGATTTTTCTGATTCCCAAGAGTGTGATCAAGAGAATAGAAGCTATTTGTAGAAACTTTCTTTGGGATGGTAGCTCTGAGTATCACAAGGTCCCCCTTGTTTCCTGGGACACTGTCACTCTTCCTAAAAATGAGGGTGGCCTTAGTATCAAAAGAGCTCTTACCTGGAATTATGCTACCATTGCCAAGCTGGTTGATTGGGTTTATACAAAATCTGACAGATTATGGATTAAGTGGGTTCACTAGCTCTATATCAAGGATAAGTACTGGCACACTTACTCTCCTCCTCCTGATGCTGCGTGGGCTTGGAAAAGTATCTGTAAAATAAAAGAGATGATGAAGAATGGCTATGTAGCTAATACCTGGATACCTAATGCTAAAGGGTATACTGTTAGCAGTGGCTATGAATGGCTAAGACATAAGCAACCCCAACAGAATTGGACTCAAATGATATGGAGCAGTTGGAACATCCCTAAACATGCTGTCATTACTTAGATCAGTATGCATAAGGAACTCAATGTGAAAGAGAAATTGTTCATGCTGGGATGCTGCACTGATGACAGGTGCATCATCTGTGACTGGGAAGTTGAGACTCAAACTCATTTATTCTTTGACTGCCCTTATAGTAAGCAGGTTCTGCAATTGCTGGAGAAATGGTGTGGGTTCAACATACATGTCAGTATGCTTGGAGGACTACAACCTGCAAAAGATTGTCTAAAACAGCAAGTTCATTACCTGTTATGGAATGCTCTCTATTACCATATATGGGCTCAAAGGAATGCTGCCCGTATACAATTTGTACTCTTACGACCTCAGAAATTGGCTGGAATGATCAAAGAAGAGGTATGCAGAAGGATAAAAGTTAAGATGGGAAGGACTCCTAGTAGAAATGATAGCATCTGGTTGAGAAAATGGGGTCTATGACTTTAGTTATGAATCAGTTAAACAGTTTTGTTGAGTTTTTGTGCTTAGTTGCTTATTTTATGTAGATTCAATTCTGGTTTGATCTTTTTTAGACTTAGTGCCTGTACTAAGTCTCCTAAACTTGTATGTACCAATTTTGAGCTTATATATATcctctcacattttaccaaaaaaaaaacatttcaaaatttctcaaaagtacctggagtgtttaatgcacgacgatggggtcacaatgacactaactagagtcaaaaccgacaccggaccaaaaaccgactcaaaaattcaaatcccgactccaacaacgagtcaaaccgagtcaaccaccaaaaacaaaacattcaaagtcttctatactaagatttcccggattcatgaatggtcaagtaccaaacatgtgactacaaatcctaggatagatcaaatcatgattgcacttgtgtgaaagtgataggacaactcgaagacccgcgacgtggctcgcgcttctttgagcagcccaggtggccacgtcgctcaaaactcacacaaccactcactttcctataaatacccctcaaatgcccccatttgagaacttacgcgagtgtccgccccctcttttctcccttaaaattcttgactcgacttcttaagtcacaatccaacgcgtatttatgacctaccgatcgtaaatacaagccttacacattgtttggtaccgtcatcgtgcattaaatcacttgaccgaccacttcgaccactacaccgtcagtaatcttaataaaacactctttttacttaccaaaacggttttaaaccgagtcttttccgaccaaacgagttgttacacttacgtcggtttctcgccataaccaaacatgtaagtatgagggtgtaaaaatccttcttttatcatgtcttcatatgttttatgactataacatgctaaaacatgcataacacgatccaaaacatgggataaacgagccaaaactgagttttagcctgaggcagaagccccttattgtgcacataggctcgcgcctcaatggggtgcccaggtcagaacacaaccgtgtttgttctcgtcattcccctttaatccattttcatatttgtaatcggtttttaccatttcaaatattttcaaaccttttttattttattttatttgtttttaaccataaaaaatttttcatccttggttcctcataccatgacggttaaatccgtgttccggtgataatatttggttaataacatttaaaaggtattttaaagccttttatttcatttatttatattttggaaggtactttaaagcctttcattatttctttacattttgtatttagtcaccaacacaaagtcatccttggttctacatactatGCCGtattttaatccgagtacgatgatgagtatcgactaattatattcaaatgaacttaaaacagttagttcataattattttcaaaactattcatgtcaagcttgtcaagtcgaactcgacaccgaatatcatcaaaataatgatgattattcgagtctctttcctcaaatcaacaaatacggtctagacgaccctttcaaaccaaatcgggtcaaatacccatttttcaatacgttttataaacgttttccaaatggtcagaacacgacatataaccgttggttgacccgcgcctaaaacaagccccttctttcttatttccaaaaccaggggaggcccccttacaccgccggcatgctcgcgcctTATATGGTCGCCTGGCACAGGGCCTATTccttttccagcattagtctaggacaatcccgactccggttagcccggatataggacggatcagatgactatttggtCATTCGAAAATCatgtttgcaaaatgctttactaagacgaatggatcacattatgcaccataaacctaatacggtaaatgggtgtttaatttccgtcttgcatgcaaatcaaccattaatccaactcgacatcttatacttgatacttggattaaatcaatcgacttagaaagctctcacatgttaggtttaaattattggatgcgcattcatgcatttaaaccgttttatcaacttttgcattcaaccaaccaagatcgatcaagagagGCGCTACCGCATGGCGGGATTGgctgtctgattaaagggcttcccaatacgtaccttcacctctaactcagaaactttggatagtggacgaccttatccagggcatacgagagtcattctagagatatgatgctaaagagggacgattccttatctttagtacctatgtcaaacactactttgtgcttcgtttgaccgaggtataaagtggattcgaacgggttccaagcatcccacaaatgcttggtggcgactccgaacatctctaatcgtttcgagacccttaccgagatgaaaccgaccgatctaaaacgatccggtcgaaagcatttttacgccgccgagcgtggctttcaaaagaccgttgcatgtccaaaaatcggctgggcttgcaggtgggccatgtccacagattggcgactccgctggggagaactaggacacttacgcctttgtgatccctagatggtgaggctcgaacgaggtcttggtcggaatgcattaattgatattacggtcacggtcgggtttcttgtccgggcccacaatctaacctttatcgaccaattggctcgtcttgtcggcgtgagttttctcatacCCACGTTTCGAatctcgattgagtcaagcataccattgacgtcacacatttctgttttgtcaaagagctttcatcactttcgagcacgaggctagggcaccctccttacacattttgtttggattggtatccctctcgcaaatcggggtttgattgcttggtgtgtaacccacccttctacgccaaaacccgtgtcagcataatgcatactataatgaactgtgagtgcttatgtgctacttgatcataagtccttccgtgtcattttcaaaccttcaaaatcacctttttgcgccgttataatggccatttcaaacctcggtcttttgccgaccgttgcacgcctttctaggccgtcgtaatgacgattttcaaacccggtttttataaccatttcaacacgcctttctaggccgtcgtaatgacgattttcaaacccggtttttataatcatttcaacacgcctttctaggccgtcgtaatgacgattttcgtcataatgacgattttcaaacccggtttttataaccatttcaacacgcctttctaggtcgtcgtaatgacgattttcaaacccggtttttataaccatttcaacacgcctttctaggccgtcgtaattacaattttcaaacccggtttttataaccatttcaacacgcctttctaggccgtcgtaatgacgattttcaaactcggttctttacaaccatttcaaatcacctttgtacgccgttataatcgccgagtctagacacggattttaacccatttcgcgccgataatggctctttcaaaacccgagaaaagcacacacccttttctcgagacactttcgagatcatgaggaccatgcaccgtccccgagacctcttcaaacatttcaaactcgattttcaaaacatacaattttgaatttcaaaaaccgtcttgggagacaatacattgttttctgagccgattcaaactcaaaccgtcttttgcaaataaacttacgacaaccctttcaactgaccgacatgcagagatctctatcttcggaagccgtccataaagcgacaaatgaatctttctaaaaattcctattttcgaaaacttcagtccaccaatccaattccgcctcgtgtttatcgagtcgaagcaaacgtacttatgggtctttacttatgagtcgtctcaccacgagactcgtccaatggcgtcacgctgCTACATTGGattcgtgtcaaaagttcggtcaacaccgtcacgtcataaatcgagtcagcaccgaggaaccatacacggtcaccatcgtcttgttgagtccaacatttgtctcgtcctttgtgttgtctgcgttcagtctttgaaccgtgtcagattgagttgtaatgtgagccgtttttctgcctcaaaaCCATAGCCCCgccttcaacttcgtctgtcaacagcaacaaaaatgataacaacagagatgtcacgactgctcagctagccagcctgctcaccgctcttaaggtcactctggatcgtgtcgagacccgtatcgacaccctggaaaacaaagacgctggagaacataatactc from Silene latifolia isolate original U9 population chromosome 3, ASM4854445v1, whole genome shotgun sequence harbors:
- the LOC141649270 gene encoding uncharacterized protein LOC141649270; its protein translation is MHKELNVKEKLFMLGCCTDDRCIICDWEVETQTHLFFDCPYSKQVLQLLEKWCGFNIHVSMLGGLQPAKDCLKQQVHYLLWNALYYHIWAQRNAARIQFVLLRPQKLAGMIKEEIQFWFDLF